Proteins encoded within one genomic window of Amycolatopsis nigrescens CSC17Ta-90:
- a CDS encoding TetR/AcrR family transcriptional regulator — translation MRPRPAARMLPGERRALILETALKMLETRPIDELGVGEVAAGVGVSPGLLFHYFGSKKGLHEAILRTGTSEALARMKPDPELTLSEQVRYFTHALLDSVTQYPTAYPTIVRLASGGDREMRALHEQIRDTVSGWFVDALTDAGIRTGPALPLALRGCQAFIEEAVLAWLDHPEVDRSVVVGLCERCCQQAVLFSVDDPDSVARLLDHL, via the coding sequence ATGCGTCCTCGTCCCGCTGCCAGGATGTTGCCGGGTGAACGGCGTGCGCTGATCCTGGAGACGGCGCTGAAAATGTTGGAGACCCGGCCGATCGACGAGCTCGGCGTCGGCGAGGTCGCGGCCGGCGTCGGCGTTTCACCGGGGCTGCTGTTCCACTACTTCGGCTCCAAGAAGGGCCTGCACGAGGCGATCCTGCGCACCGGCACCAGCGAGGCGCTCGCGCGGATGAAACCCGACCCGGAGCTGACGCTCAGCGAGCAGGTGCGGTACTTCACGCACGCCCTGCTCGACTCGGTGACGCAGTACCCCACCGCCTATCCGACGATCGTCCGGCTGGCCAGCGGCGGCGACCGGGAGATGCGGGCGCTGCACGAGCAGATCCGCGACACGGTCAGCGGCTGGTTCGTCGACGCGCTGACCGACGCCGGCATCCGCACCGGACCGGCGCTGCCGCTGGCACTGCGCGGTTGCCAGGCGTTCATCGAGGAGGCCGTGCTGGCCTGGCTCGACCACCCCGAGGTGGACCGCTCGGTGGTGGTCGGCCTCTGCGAACGCTGCTGCCAGCAGGCCGTGCTCTTCTCCGTCGACGACCCCGATTCCGTCGCCAGGCTCCTCGACCACCTATAG